DNA sequence from the Schistocerca serialis cubense isolate TAMUIC-IGC-003099 chromosome 9, iqSchSeri2.2, whole genome shotgun sequence genome:
AAGTTAAAGGAATATGTTTCTTGGGGTCGCTAAAGTAACTGTTTTCAGTTCAAAGTCTTACATATAAACACTCGCAAAATATGGTGCAAATGAAAACgtttaaataattgtattttacttGATAGGGTGTTAATCCTTGATTTAAAGATGATTTCTTCACTTAAACGGATTGCTGGAGAATATACACTCATTAGGAAAGCCATTGATGGTTGCATTATGCGTTTCTTTAAATGCATTGTAGCTTAGAGATATTGTTCATGAGAAAAAACCAGACACAGTTAGAATTTTCACTGAGTGGTATTCCTACATGGTGGAAGGCTATGTGAACGTAGATTCACACTTGATGGAATGCTCTGGTAGGGAACGATAGGCCAGTAATTTCCACTATGCATTTCAAATGAAAGGATTCACTGAGGCAGTCAATAGAACCGTACCAGACCGACGGGACCTTAGAGTCAAGATGTCTCGGGAAGAGAGCTTTGGCATTGCCGTCATCGTCTTTTAAAATTATAAATTACCTTAGTTTATCTGCACTCTCTCAACTCAACAGCTGTGAACTTTTTGTTTTTGCACCTTCTTAGACTGTATTCGATTCTCTTGCTTTGCTTTTTGTGATACGCACAGAAGGCCCATGAAAGCTTCGATATTTTTTTCTATTGAGTGTTCTTGCACAAGGGACGCCACATAGCTGAGAGTGAAAACTAATTTATGTTTTGCTACGCTTGGACAGAATATGCATTGTCTACAAATAAGGACGTAAATGAATGAACCAATTTCCATGAAATAACTTTTTCAACTGTGGAAAATTTTGTCTCTCTTGAAGGAGAAAATTACATTtgtattttatgtcatttgttatttAGAAATAAGTAACTAAATACAACGAatagcactatatatatatatacatatatatatatatatatatatatatatatatatatatatatatatatatatatattgctgatcATACTTTATGACGTTTTCATTTGCAGTAATAAAATTTATCACTGGAAATTCCTTAATTCTGATATTATAGTACGACTTTTAGTGTCGCAGATAGTATATCATAACGTTACTTTGACCTCTCCAATAATTGTGGTAAGGTGAAGTGACTTTGAGCTCACATTGCGTCTAGTACGGCCAGACCAAATTCTGACCGTCACCCCACCCAGCGTTCCGTCCCTTCTTCACTGATATCTGGTGTGAGTCGGCTTTTAGCCTGTACTTGTTGTTCCGCAGGTGCTCGCCGTGGTGATCCTGGGCGCGGCAGCCGCCGCCTTTGCTACTGCAGTGCCTACCAATCCCAGCACCGGGCAGCATCGCCACCAAGACCAGCCTAACGAGAGACGCGATATCGGAGTGGGGGATGTGAACTTCGGCGGTGAGAGCTTCAACCCCAACGTCAATGTAAATAACAAGCATTATCCTTCACCAGGTGCATCGAGCGACTCTGGAGTGGGTAGGGTGAACTTCGGCGTTGGCAGCTTCAACCCCAACGTCAATGTAAACAACACTGCCTACCCCCCTGTTCACGTACCCATCGGAACCTACCACCCTCTGCCCTGTAACAAGCAGCGAACTCCCGTCTGTCAATAAACTCAGCTATATCTAATGCCGTGACGTCGACCCCTGTGCTGTTGTTCCCTCTGCTTACAGTAGTAAGTTCACATATCCTTGTATAATATATTCCGGATTTACCTATCTGCAGGCATGTATGTACTTTGTGTGAATAAAATTGTGTCTGTGCCTTTACAGTGAATGAGTTTTCATTGAATTCGTGTTTAATATGACATCCATTATTTTTATCGACTTTTTGCAGAACCACGTAATCTGATCTTAATAGAGGAGTAACACTCAATGCTCCACCAACACAGCCATGAAAAACCATCACCAGTCTTGCTTTGCACGACCAGACTGGGAAAAACGGCAAACACAATCAATGCGCTTGTATACTTGTATATAGTACTCACAGCCACATGTAGGTACATAaacagggagagagacagagagaagaaaGGTAAGAGGTGCAAAAATCAGAGAATGAGAGTTGCAGAACAAGAAAAGAATGGATAACGCAAAGCGAGAGAGAGGGAGGTAAGAAAGAAAGATAGACAGTGGAGCGGTCAAATGACAGCGCTGGCCAGAGTGAGAGAGAAAAATAGTTTGAGGTAGATTCACAGGGTTACATCGATATGGAACGAAAAACATGAAGAAACAGAAGGGAGAAGTGGTTAGTGGGAGGGTGGGAAATGGATCGGGAAGGAGAGTAACAAGTAGGAGGGAacagagacagagagaaaaatACAAGGAGAATGTAAGGCATTGCGTCTTTGTACAGACATTCAAAGATCGTAAACTAAGAGACTGGTGGGCCAAGTTTATCCCTCCCACAGAAATCACCAAATTCACATGAGCGTCATCGTTTACTTGTAATCATCTCGATGTACATACCTTCCAATACACTGAATATTTCAGCACCTCGAGAAATACTTTGGAATTCAGTGCTATGTTTCATTTTAGGTTTTATATGGTAATAAAACAACTGCTCAGACATCAATGTCATGTATTATGTGTGAATCGAACGATAGTGCGGTTTTAAGCTGACTATCCTTGGTAAGATATTTAAAACAATAGCTTATCGTCATATACTACTGACGGCGGAGTTccagaggtggggggtgggggtgatcAGTTGAATGGAAACTGAAAGTTATAAATTTATTTGGCGGGAAATCGCACCAGATTTTATCGCAAAATGTTAAGCACACACGTACAAGAAGCTATTAATCCAAAGATCAACATATAACCTGTTTTtctttaaatcacttaaaaaattcAATATTATAACAGGAGCTGCAGAAAGCGATTTAACCTACAGTTACAAATATTTCTCTTTTTAGTCAAAATATCATTAGCTAACCATTTTTAAATTCCTGATGAAAATTCAGAAACCAGGAATCAGAATACAATGCAGTTTATAGACCatcaacatttggcaacactgcgcCGAAGGCGACTTATTGCATTTAGAAAAAAGTacacttacaaaattttattcaaCTTACGTTCACAATATCGAAACAATTTATttaacaaacacacaagaacattaAAGGAAAACGCAAGGATTGATGAACTAAAAGCTAATAATTAAATAGTAGTCTTTGTCATTCAATTATAATTGTGCAAGGGATCCGACTTGatgtttattaaatttaaaattcaaCTAAATGGGTCGAGAACTGTTCGACATCTTCTTATACGTAAATTAAATATGTAGTCTATGTATTTTCGAACTgaactggtcaagaacttttccTGATTTTTACTGATAACTTTTTTACATCCTTTGCCCGTCTTAACGTT
Encoded proteins:
- the LOC126419176 gene encoding uncharacterized protein LOC126419176, with the translated sequence MKAVLAVVILGAAAAAFATAVPTNPSTGQHRHQDQPNERRDIGVGDVNFGGESFNPNVNVNNKHYPSPGASSDSGVGRVNFGVGSFNPNVNVNNTAYPPVHVPIGTYHPLPCNKQRTPVCQ